In Nicotiana tabacum cultivar K326 chromosome 2, ASM71507v2, whole genome shotgun sequence, the following proteins share a genomic window:
- the LOC107813923 gene encoding germin-like protein subfamily 3 member 2 has product MYPKLLVLVLTNFYIICLLALASDPDPVQDFCIPNTRKSRFNFSPCKNSKLLTPDDFIFSGVKSPGNFSDTGLAAVSVNPLIFPGLNTLGMSFVRADLKIGGINPPHFHPRATEIAYILRGKVYSGFVDSNNRVFSKVIEQGEVMVFPRGLVHFQMNVGEIPATIFGCFNSQNPGNMKIPATIFGSGINDELLEKVFGLSLKQIAAIRRKFFPKKTR; this is encoded by the coding sequence ATGTATCCAAAACTTCTTGTTTTGGTACTCACTAACTTCTACATTATTTGCTTACTAGCCTTGGCCTCTGACCCTGACCCTGTCCAAGATTTTTGCATACcaaacacaagaaaatcaaggTTCAATTTTTCACCATGCAAAAATTCTAAGTTACTAACACCTGATGATTTTATATTTTCCGGCGTAAAATCGCCGGGAAATTTCTCCGATACCGGACTCGCGGCCGTGTCGGTAAACCCCTTAATATTTCCAGGACTCAACACGTTAGGAATGTCATTTGTACGTGCTGATTTGAAGATTGGTGGTATAAATCCTCCTCATTTTCACCCTAGAGCTACAGAAATTGCTTACATTTTACGTGGCAAAGTTTATTCAGGTTTTGTCGATTCGAATAATCGAGTTTTTTCTAAGGTAATTGAACAAGGAGAGGTCATGGTTTTTCCTAGAGGACTAGTACATTTTCAGATGAACGTAGGAGAAATTCCGGCGACGATTTTCGGGTGTTTTAACAGCCAAAATCCAGGCAATATGAAAATTCCAGCAACTATTTTTGGTTCTGGAATTAATGATGAGCTTTTGGAGAAGGTTTTTGGATTAAGTCTTAAGCAAATTGCTGCAATTAgaaggaagttttttcctaaaaagaCAAGGTAA